The DNA region GGTTGGGGTTGGGACAAATTACTAGAAAAGGAATATGCAATCAATTGGTAGACAATCTTTTTGGTGTCAAATTTAATGACTTAGTTTTCATGGTAGATTTCAGACATTAATCACGTTATTATATTGTTCAGCTAAATCAGCTCAATTTCAAAATATCAGGTCTTCCTTTTCATTCATCTATTTCGATGCTAGTTTCGTTCCATCCCAGATGCTAACAACAATAGTATAGATTATTCCCTTGTTGCCTGCCTCTATATATAGTCTAAACTCTAAAGACAAGCTTTTCTGGTTAGAGCAAGTTATTTCTTGCGTATGGTTGTATACGTCAATTCCAAAGCTCAATTCTTGGGAATAGAGAATATAGTTAATGAGTGGTAGGTATGAGGCAGTCGAAGTACAAAAACGGCTAGCTATTAAAGAGTCGAAATGTTTTGTTTCGTTAGATGAGATCATACTTTCTCATTATAGAGCTATTCAAAAATACTACTACCTTTTTACAGTCATTCAGAACTTCAAAAAGTCGTTTCCGAAACAAAACTTGTTAAGTCATGGAACAGATGTTTCACTTTTTCTGAAAAACTTgggagaaacaaacaaacccaactgTAAGTAATAACGTACTGCTCCATTTCGGAGTCCTAATAGAACATTTCTAGGACTAAGAAACTGAACAACTAAGATGCAAAAAGCTCGCAGGTAATCGAGACATTATTCAGGTTATATATACAAGACGACACCTATCATTCTCTGCTTACGGGTCGacaaagaatgggaagaatagagagagagacttgaGTAATTTATGTGTTTCTTTTATGTGTAGTTTCATGTGAGAGACCTAAGTGTCACCTGTCTTTGTTACAAGATGGAGGCTAGGAGCCACAGATGCAATAAGAGACTGTACACCATAACGCCAAGCCTTGCTTGCGGACGGCTCATTAATACTCTTCCACCCGAGACCCTGCATTGCAGAAATCAAACCGGCGCTCAAATAAGATAAAACAATTCTGGAAGCACTTATCATTTATGATATTGGTGAGTGTTTTACCAGATTCCATCAACCCGATCTGCTATCATCTTTCCTTGTGTTGGAATAAGACCAGACATATTGAGAGACTTGAAAACATGGCCTGCAAggaatatatatgtgtttaatATGAGTCAACTGAGAGGCCCATAACATACTTTAAGCAATAACCGAGATAGATATGTAGAGGCCTGTGTTCTGACCTTTATCTTCATCTGTTTCGTTGTGGTTCATCAGATGCTCGGACTCTGAATCTATGTTGATAGAAAGATGATCTGTCGACCCCTTCCTCACTGTTCTCACTTGCGCTGCTGTAGGCACAGGTGATATTGATTTTTTCCCCAAGGCTCCCTGTGCAAAGAAAATGGGTTCAGTCAAAGCTTGGAGATCAAAACATAGCAAGAGATCAATGCTAAACAAAATAGCAGCTAAATTTTATAGTTTACGATCATAACTTAGCTGCGGATAGACTGAACAAGACAAGGGTCAAGGAATAAGCTGAAATAGCACAAGATAAATATTACCTTGTCCTCAATCTCGGATATCTCTGAGGTAGAAGGTGCTTCGAAGATGCTTCTTTCGTGTACAATATCAGGCTGAATCGCTTTGCTTTGAAGTTTATCTTCAAATTCTTTGACTTTCAATAATAGTTTATCGACAAGTTTTTCACTACCGGCCAACTTTAAACCAAGTTCTTGGGCCCTTGATTTTGAACTCTCTGATTCTAGGAGAAGGGAAGTTATCTTTCTCTCTAGTGCTTGTACGAGTGTCCATGACTCAGACAAATTTGGGTCTACAAAAGGATCACTGCCCGCCAATATACCCAGCAGTTTTTCCAAACCAGATATTAGCTTGGACAGTTCAGTCTTTGCCTTCACTAACTCTAGCTCGGTCGTACTATCTGCTTCAGCCGCCTCCTTCAGACCTTGAATTTCAAGATCCTTTTCTGCCAAGGTGGAATTGAGCTCTTTTTGTTCATATGCTAAGACGTCTATCTGATGCTGCATCTCAGTAACGCTATCAACAATCGCAAATAACTTCTTTACATCATATGGACTCCGTGGATCTAACTCATTGACTGGATCTACTGAAGGCACCTCAATACCATTTACTTTTTCAAAAAGGGCACGCATATCAGATGCTGGAACTAGAGTTTCCTTTGCTTCTGCAACTGGAAGCAACAGCACATGGCATTTCAGTAAAGTGGTTAGCATGCTAAGAAGATTTAAAGAAATgagagacaacaaaagaaaatattacctTGCTCTTGACCCAATAGTTTATCATGTAATGTAGACAGTTCCACTTCTTTTTCATGCCATATCTCTTCCTTTGCTCTGAGATTTTCCAACTGAAGTTTAAGATCTTGGCAAAGCTCTTCCATAGATTCCACCTTGGCCTCAGAACTTAAAACCTTAGTTTGGTTTAAATCTCTTTCTAACACAACCTTTTCTAAAGCGAGAGATGCTTCTTTTAGTCTGTTCTCCATATCTCGGATTACAACGGCAGCTGCTTTATTTGTTGTCTCAAAGAGTTTAAGAGTAGTACATGCCTTCCCAGCGGCAGAAGATAATTCTTTTACTCTCTGGGCGCATTCACTTACATGAAGCTCCTGTAGGTGTTCAGTTGATTCAATCACACCACCGTTCTCATTTTCTTGGAACTGAACCAAATCTAAGAGGTCGTTTTTCACTTCCAACTGCAGTTCTCTGGCAGCCGCACCACATGCTGACATCAAAGATGACAAATCTTTTTGTAATGCAGATATAGTGGTCTCCTGTTCGCTGACAATATCTTCCACACTCTTCACCTGTTCTTTCAGGGACTCATTATGACCCAATACATTTATCACATCAGCCCTAGCTGCtgttatgttttgcatcaacaCTGCAACGAGCGTATCAATGGAAGTTGTGAAACCCTCAAAGTTAGTCTCGAGGATTTTGTTTCTACGCCTGACCCCCTCTGCCATCTTCCTAAGAGATGAAGAAATTTCATCTTCAGCGGCTGCATTTCCTTCACTATTCTCAAGCTCTGTATTCACTGATTCATCAAGGCCATTCAATAATGATGCTACCACAGTTGAATCGTCCTGAAAATATAAACAGCGTTATCAAGAGAGCAGCCTAACAAAAAATTAGCCAAGAGAAAATTCAGTATGGCCTATCTATACTGCAAAATGCGCACATGCacaatagatatatttttattgacaAATGTTTCACAGAATAATAATTCATCATGATATCTCCATTAATCAACTTCTAGCCAGAACAGATTCTAACTAATGTGTGCATCATCGGGAAATAACAAATTGGATATCCGTAGGTAAGACATCTTTGGAACAATCAACTACGTAAAAATAGGAGAGATGAAGGGTAACTGTNGCGGCAGAAGATAATTCTTTTACTCTCTGGGCGCATTCACTTACATGAAGCTCCTGTAGGTGTTCAGTTGATTCAATCACACCACCGTTCTCATTTTCTTGGAACTGAACCAAATCTAAGAGGTCGTTTTTCACTTCCAACTGCAGTTCTCTGGCAGCCGCACCACATGCTGACATCAAAGATGACAAATCTTTTTGTAATGCAGATATAGTGGTCTCCTGTTCGCTGACAATATCTTCCACACTCTTCACCTGTTCTTTCAGGGACTCATTATGACCCAATACATTTATCACATCAGCCCTAGCTGCtgttatgttttgcatcaacaCTGCAACGAGCGTATCAATGGAAGTTGTGAAACCCTCAAAGTTAGTCTCGAGGATTTTGTTTCTACGCCTGACCCCCTCTGCCATCTTCCTAAGAGATGAAGAAATTTCATCTTCAGCGGCTGCATTTCCTTCACTATTCTCAAGCTCTGTATTCACTGATTCATCAAGGCCATTCAATAATGATGCTACCACAGTTGAATCGTCCTGAAAATATAAACAGCGTTATCAAGAGAGCAGCCTAACAAAAAATTAGCCAAGAGAAAATTCAGTATGGCCTATCTATACTGCAAAATGCGCACATGCacaatagatatatttttattgacaAATGTTTCACAGAATAATAATTCATCATGATATCTCCATTAATCAACTTCTAGCCAGAACAGATTCTAACTAATGTGTGCATCATCGGGAAATAACAAATTGGATATCCGTAGGTAAGACATCTTTGGAACAATCAACTACGTAAAAATAGGAGAGATGAAGGGTAACTGtaaattttgatatgaaaaaatttaacacacagaagaaagaaaatctGGTAATGTTAGAGACTACGGTTACCTCAGCGTTGTCCATTTCCCCTGCCAATAAACCCTTGATATCTCTAGCAATGACATCCACATCTCTAAGGCTCTTGAATTTCATTTTAAGGAATTCATTCACCCTGGAAATTAGACCTCCATCCTTCAGGAGCATCTGGAGATTATCAAGATGAGAAATAATCTCCAAAGATTTTATCTGTGAGTTTCCACTTGATCCAGCTAACTCTTCCATGCATACATTAAGTTTACTACTAAGAGTTGATATCTCGACTTCAGCTTTCACCATTTCTCCTTGTAAAGCAGAAAGACTATTCTCTGCCTTCATTAGTGCGTCCTCAAGGGATCCTATTTTCAAGGAAGCATCAGCCATCTTGCTACGCTCAAACTCTGCCTCACTTTTAAGCTGCTCTAACTCATTGTTCAAATTTGTAGTCAGAACTTTTTCATCTTCGATTTGCTTGGACAGCGAATCCATGTTGCTTTCTGTCTGAGCAAGTGTTTCTTCAAGTGAATTTATGGTGCTATGTGCTTCTGTTAATTTGTTATTCTGAACCGAAACTTCTTTTTGCAACATCTCTAGCTCCATTTCTGCAGTAGCAGTTCTGCTTTGAGCCTCTTCCTTTTCACTAATAATAtcagatatatttttttcagcCTGCATGAGTGCAGCTTCAAGTGTGCTTTTGGTTGCAAAAGCTTCATCCAGTTCGCTAGCTAATGAGGAGGCATGTGCAACTGCTTTTTGCAGCTCAAGTTCAATATTTTCCTTGGCAGCTTGGACTTCTCTATTCTCCTCATCAAGCTGATTGATGTTACCCTCTGCAGTAGACAAGGCATCCTCAACCAACTTCAGGGATGTTTGGGTTTCTGCTAATTTACTGGCTAACGCATCGGCTTCTGCCTTTACTTTTTCTAGCTCTTCTTGTTCCTCTACTCTGGCCAGTTGCACTTCTTTGAAGTACCCAGCAAGTTGGGCAATCTTTTCTGACGGATCCTCAGATACTAAATCAACAGGGAGAGCTATAATATCAACTGATTTCATCACTTTCTGCAACAATGCGTCATTTAAAGATAATGATTGCTTGTGTTGATCTCTTTCGTCTTTAATAGCAACAAGCTCAGTCTCTAGCTCTTTTGTGCGCTCTAAGTCTCTCGATAACACATCTATCTGATTCTTGTAGCCATCAACTGTACCACCTAGCTGCTGCAACTCGAACATCAGCTTCTCGATTTCAGATTTTTTCTCATCCAACTGAGTTTTAAACTTTTCCCTATCTTGGACTAGTCCCTTGCCTTTCTTGATAGCCATAGAAAGTTTGTCTCTGAGTAAAGCAGATTTCTCCTCTGATCGCTCAAGATCTTTCTCCAAagcaattttttcttctttcacaaaAGCAAGTTCTTGAGATGCGATTTTTAGCTCATTTGAGATATTGCTTACCTGCAAACTAACCTGCACTTCCTCTCCTAGCATTTCCTTACAAAGTGACAACTCTTGATCTCTCACATAAAGGAGACTTTGAAAGCTTTCAAATATTTCTTCGTTGCCATAAGAACTGTCACTAGAATTCCTGATTTGCCTTTCTATCTTTTCGAAGGATCTATCAACAAGTAAATTGATAGCTGAAGAAGGATGATCTTCGGCTCCTTCTGTCATCAAGCCAGAGATTTCCACAAGTCTCCTCACAGTTTCATCTCTCTCCAAAGAAACTCGCTCTGCAGATTCCTCCATTTTTTTCAAACTGAAAGTTAAATCATCCAGCTCTTTTCTGATGTTATCTTTCTCCTCCATTTGTGCTGAAAGAGACGTGCTTACACTTTCGATCTGGTTTTGCAAGGCACTAAC from Camelina sativa cultivar DH55 chromosome 3, Cs, whole genome shotgun sequence includes:
- the LOC104776753 gene encoding myosin heavy chain, striated muscle-like; the encoded protein is MHENDDFPQDSVDSVADEVKIEDESNGQQELDPDQGTSFVDSKEDMFVDAPEELNFDTPSSKEAPTTDDDDDDNNGELLNQFNNEKGGGDWEKELAGLQEQFKLLTGENDLKSEDGNTSVVIVSRFSKFLKTAKEERIQHEDALRGLHEVITGKDAEITDLTTKISELSSSSSVSELGHHQPLNDEQLEAATDRIMISLSKVFGQEELQYGSSISEKLAHLENRVSFLGAKYTEFYYGADQLRKCLSSDALDLTFQEDFGSALGAACSELLELKQKEASLFERLAHLEDEKRKFIEQVNTDKEMIESMRTEFGKMKAELDQGKTKCSNTKEKLSMAVTKGKALVQNRDALKHQLSEKTTELANRLTELQEKEIALEASESVKGQLEQSLAEKTDELEKCYAQLNDKSVSLEAYELSKQELEQSMAEKTKELEECLIKLQEISTALDQSELEKGELAKSDAMVASYQEMISVRNSIIENIETILSNIDTPEAGQSYDIIEKVRSLAEERKELTNVSQEYNRLKDLIFSIDLPEENSLSSLESRLAWLRESFLQGKDEVSALQNQIESVSTSLSAQMEEKDNIRKELDDLTFSLKKMEESAERVSLERDETVRRLVEISGLMTEGAEDHPSSAINLLVDRSFEKIERQIRNSSDSSYGNEEIFESFQSLLYVRDQELSLCKEMLGEEVQVSLQVSNISNELKIASQELAFVKEEKIALEKDLERSEEKSALLRDKLSMAIKKGKGLVQDREKFKTQLDEKKSEIEKLMFELQQLGGTVDGYKNQIDVLSRDLERTKELETELVAIKDERDQHKQSLSLNDALLQKVMKSVDIIALPVDLVSEDPSEKIAQLAGYFKEVQLARVEEQEELEKVKAEADALASKLAETQTSLKLVEDALSTAEGNINQLDEENREVQAAKENIELELQKAVAHASSLASELDEAFATKSTLEAALMQAEKNISDIISEKEEAQSRTATAEMELEMLQKEVSVQNNKLTEAHSTINSLEETLAQTESNMDSLSKQIEDEKVLTTNLNNELEQLKSEAEFERSKMADASLKIGSLEDALMKAENSLSALQGEMVKAEVEISTLSSKLNVCMEELAGSSGNSQIKSLEIISHLDNLQMLLKDGGLISRVNEFLKMKFKSLRDVDVIARDIKGLLAGEMDNAEDDSTVVASLLNGLDESVNTELENSEGNAAAEDEISSSLRKMAEGVRRRNKILETNFEGFTTSIDTLVAVLMQNITAARADVINVLGHNESLKEQVKSVEDIVSEQETTISALQKDLSSLMSACGAAARELQLEVKNDLLDLVQFQENENGGVIESTEHLQELHVSECAQRVKELSSAAGKACTTLKLFETTNKAAAVVIRDMENRLKEASLALEKVVLERDLNQTKVLSSEAKVESMEELCQDLKLQLENLRAKEEIWHEKEVELSTLHDKLLGQEQVAEAKETLVPASDMRALFEKVNGIEVPSVDPVNELDPRSPYDVKKLFAIVDSVTEMQHQIDVLAYEQKELNSTLAEKDLEIQGLKEAAEADSTTELELVKAKTELSKLISGLEKLLGILAGSDPFVDPNLSESWTLVQALERKITSLLLESESSKSRAQELGLKLAGSEKLVDKLLLKVKEFEDKLQSKAIQPDIVHERSIFEAPSTSEISEIEDKGALGKKSISPVPTAAQVRTVRKGSTDHLSINIDSESEHLMNHNETDEDKGHVFKSLNMSGLIPTQGKMIADRVDGIWVSGGRVLMSRPQARLGVMVYSLLLHLWLLASIL